A genomic region of Haliaeetus albicilla chromosome 8, bHalAlb1.1, whole genome shotgun sequence contains the following coding sequences:
- the TACSTD2 gene encoding tumor-associated calcium signal transducer 2 — translation MEPLFGVLLGLILAVASSAENNCTCATNKWTVCAQDASGNCTCMLVGSNHKVDCSTLTSKCLLMKAEMTPLKEKRFRGHPRGLLDNDGIYNPDCKDSGIFKARQCNQTDTCWCVNTAGVRRTEKGGKSLSCSELVRTSWIYIELKHKKRSNAFNVPEVTNALKHLFESRYKLHPKYIAAIKYDSPLIQIGLNQNDSEKSRCDVDIADVAYYLEKDIKNDSIFHSNSTLTVSVNGDALDIEKLWIYYVDEKPPEFCMRQLVSGISAVVTVVILTTGFGITVLVVLKWLQTRKYEKVEIKEMGEIRAPSLQLP, via the coding sequence ATGGAGCctctgtttggggttttgctggGTTTGATTCTGGCGGTAGCTTCATCAGCAGAGAACAACTGTACCTGTGCGACCAACAAGTGGACAGTATGTGCCCAGGACGCATCTGGGAACTGCACCTGCATGCTGGTAGGTTCAAATCACAAGGTAGACTGTTCAACACTGACTTCAAAATGCTTGCTGATGAAGGCAGAAATGACCCCCCTGAAGGAGAAGCGCTTCCGGGGCCATCCCCGTGGGCTGTTAGACAATGATGGCATTTACAATCCAGACTGCAAGGACAGTGGTATCTTCAAAGCCAGGCAGTGCAATCAAACTGATACTTGCTGGTGTGTGAACACTGCCGGAGTAAGAAGAACTGAAAAGGGTGGCAAAAGCCTGAGTTGTAGTGAACTGGTTAGAACAAGCTGGATCTACATTGAACTGAAGCACAAAAAAAGGTCCAATGCCTTCAATGTTCCCGAGGTAACAAACGCCCTGAAACATCTGTTTGAGAGCCGATACAAACTGCACCCCAAGTACATCGCAGCCATTAAGTATGATTCCCCACTTATCCAAATTGGCCTGAACCAGAATGACTCTGAGAAATCTAGGTGTGATGTAGATATAGCTGATGTAGCCTATTACCTtgaaaaagatataaaaaatgaCTCCATATTTCATTCCAACAGTACATTAACTGTCTCTGTCAATGGAGATGCTCTGGATATTGAAAAACTATGGATTTACTATGTTGATGAAAAGCCACCAGAGTTTTGCATGAGACAACTGGTTTCTGGCATTAGTGCTGTAGTGACAGTGGTGATACTGACCACTGGATTTGGCATCACTGTGCTGGTTGTTCTGAAGTGGCTGCAGACAAGAAAATATGAGAAAGTTGAGATTAAAGAAATGGGTGAAATAAGAGCACCAAGCTTACAGCTGCCCTga
- the OMA1 gene encoding metalloendopeptidase OMA1, mitochondrial, which produces MNIICGLKLPGRNCMFFRLATLTKQGKCNNLYRSYTGHRRTQVSCTQDRCQRLDLSGNIRNWSLTGSPDFYRNLIGKGLRCLLNVPNTEVYKNAHHSLGRFYFQSSWPLGEKITSLQISPVGQLPCHFSAWNVQIIRSFRTSPPFQAAPVPLFWIIVKPAQKLFAIILGRSIRNWWKALPPNKRELLKESARKNKWKILLGVSSLGVLFVVFYFTHLEETPITGRARLLVFGKEHFRELSQMEYDMWMEEFKSKMLPETDARYQVVERVVGHLSESNKDIPQVSALKWAIHVVDEPGVNAFVLPNGQVFVFTGLLNAVSDIHQLSFILGHEIAHAVLEHAAEKASLVHFLDFLSLIFLAMIWAICPRDSLAVVGQWIQSKLQEFMFDRPYSRTLEAEADKVGLQFAAKACVDVRASSVFWQQMELAETIQGQPKLPEWLSTHPSHENRAEHLDRLIPEALKIRESCNCPSLSGPDPRLIFKLSMQHLLESSKDQETPNSTKRDLSKPKLDFPHTQKVEDMPVTFAVKPTN; this is translated from the exons ATGAATATCATCTGTGGTCTAAAGTTGCCCGGCAGGAACTGTATGTTCTTTCGTTTGGCTACTTTGACCAAGCAGGGGAAGTGCAATAATCTCTATAGGTCCTACACAGGACATCGGCGAACTCAAGTCAGTTGTACACAGGACAGATGCCAAAGGCTGGATTTGAGTGGAAATATTAGAAACTGGTCTTTGACTGGAAGCCCTGACTTCTATAGAAACTTAATTGGTAAAGGACTGAGGTGTCTTTTGAATGTCCCAAATACAGAAGTGTACAAGAATGCACACCACAGTTTGGGAAGGTTTTACTTCCAGTCTTCTTGGCCACTGGGGGAGAAGATCACATCCCTCCAGATCAGTCCTGTAGGGCAACTCCCATGTCATTTTTCTGCTTGGAACGTTCAGATCATCAGGTCTTTTCGCACATCACCACCATTTCAGGCTGCACCAGTTCCACTTTTCTGGATTATTGTTAAGCCAGCTCAGAAATTATTTGCTATCATTCTTGGCAG GAGCATAAGAAATTGGTGGAAGGCACTTCCTCCTAATAAACGGGAACTTCTTAAAGAAagtgcaagaaaaaataaatggaagataCTCTTGGGTGTCAGTAGCTTAGGAGTTTTatttgttgtgttttattttactcaCTTGGAGGAGACACCCATCACTGGGCGTGCTCGACTGTTGGTGTTTGGAAAAGAGCATTTTAGAGAGCTGTCACAGATGGAATATGATATG tggatgGAGGAATTCAAAAGTAAAATGTTACCTGAGACAGATGCACGTTATCAGGTTGTGGAGAGAGTTGTTGGTCATTTATCTGAAAGCAATAAGGACATCCCACAGGTCTCGGCGCTCAAGTGGGCTATCCATGTGGTAGATGAACCAGGTGTAAATGCTTTTGTGCTTCCA AATGGTCAAGTGTTTGTTTTCACTGGATTGCTAAATGCAGTTTCTGATATTCATCAGCTGTCTTTCATTTTGGGACATGAAATAGCTCATGCTGTACTGGAACATGCA GCAGAGAAAGCCAGCCTGGTTCACTTCTTGGATTTTCTATCACTCATCTTTCTCGCTATGATTTGGGCCATCTGTCCCCGTGATAGTTTGGCAGTTGTTGGCCAGTGGATTCAGAGCAAGTTGCAGGAG TTTATGTTTGATAGACCGTACAGCAGAACATTGGAGGCTGAAGCTGATAAAGTGGGACTTCAGTTTGCAGCAAAG gcTTGTGTGGATGTACGAGCAAGCAGTGTATTTTGGCAGCAAATGGAATTAGCAGAAACCATTCAAGGGCAGCCCAAGTTACCAGAGTGGCTCTCCACACACCCTTCTCATGAAAACAGAGCTGAGCACTTAGACCGGCTTATCCCAGAG GCTCTTAAAATAAGAGAGAGCTGCAATTGCCCATCTCTTTCTGGACCAGATCCTCGCCTCATTTTCAAACTTAGCATGCAACATCTCCTGGAATCGTCTAAAGATCAAGAAACCCCAAATTCTACAAAGCGAGATctctcaaaaccaaaactggaTTTTCCTCACACTCAAAAAGTGGAAGATATGCCAGTAACTTTTGCAGTTAAACCTACAAACTAA